The DNA sequence AATGGTTTTTTCTGCATTGCAGGGCAATATGGGCGAAAAACTCCATGCACTGGCTGTCAAAACCGGTCCGTTACCTAATTAAGCCCACGAGGCATCAAGGAGAATACAATGAGCGATAATTTAGTAGTTGATCAAATCAAACGTGATATTGGCAATAATGATGTGGTGCTATACATGAAAGGCACCAAAGATGCGCCTATGTGCGGGTTTTCTGCGGTTGTAGTGCAGATCATCGACCGTTTAGGAATAAAGCAGTTTAAAGATATCAATGTGCTGGCCGATCCCGAGTTGCGCGAAGGCATTAAAGCCTTTACCGAATGGCCAACCATTCCGCAGCTTTATGTCAAAGGTGAATTCATTGGCGGCTGCGATATCATTCGCGAAATGTTTGAAAGCGGCGAGTTAGAGCAACTGCTCACCGATAAAGGCGTAGAGCGCGCAGCATAAATAAAATATTTCACCATATAAAAACGCCGCCTCCAGTGGAAGCGGCGTTTTTTTTGTAACCAGTCAAACTTAGCGCGAATAATATTCGATCACGAGGTTTGGTTCCATCATTACCGCATAGGGTACTTCAGCTAATAACGGCACACGATTATATTTGGCCGAAAGCTTTTTCTCATCAAATTCGATATATTCAGGAACATCGCGTTCTGGGTTTTGTACGGCATCCAGCACGATTGTAAGGTTTTTAGAACGTTCGCGTACGCTCACTTCATCCCCAACCGACAAGCGGTAGCTGGCGATGTTTACGCGTTTGCCATTCACCATAACATGGCCATGGTTCACAAATTGACGTGCAGCGAATACGGTAGGTACAACACCCATGCGATACACAAATGCATCCAAGCGGCTTTCGAGCAGACCAATAAGGTTTTCACTGGTATCACCCTTGCGACGCGATGCTTCATCATAGGTTTTGCGGAATTGCTTCTCGGTAATATTACCGTAATAGCCTTTCAGGCGTTGTTTTGCCTTGAGCTGTAGACCATAATCCGAAACTTTGCGGCGGCGGTTCTGGCCATGTTGACCTGGGCCGTAGTCGCGTTTATTCACAGGGTCTTTTGCGCGGCCCCAAAGGTTTTCGCCCAAACGGCGGCTGATTTTGTACTTTGCAGCGATTCTTTTTGACATTATAAACTCTCTTTCAATCCATCGCTTAACATTAGCTAACAAGCCTTATGCCTGCTAGCATCGCGCATATTAAGATTGATCCTATGCGCGTGGGAGTGAATGAATATACTGATTGCGAGCGTTGTGTCAAACAACTATTGGAGTTTTTGCTCTAAAATCATCATTTTAAAGAAAGAAATTTGCTAAATGCGCGCTGAGGATTGTTATACTCGGTGTGATGGGCCTTGCGCTTCCCGGTCACGGATGACTTGCTCTGCCCAACGGTCAATGTTTTCTGGTGGCTTTTCGCCCATTGCTTCATAAATCTGAGCCATCAAACCGGCCACGTTTTCCTGTTGGCTTTCTCTGCTTATGGGCGTATGTTCGCCCGCGTCAGCAACCTGTTGTGCATTATTTTCTTCTTGCATAACTTCGCCAACCTGCTCTTGAACGGTGGCGTTTTCTTTATTAGCTTTGTGTTTTTTATAGGCCTTTTCCAGGAGCTTACCACCTACATAAGCCGTAGCTACCAAAGAGATTTTTGGATGGTTGATGATAATATTTCCGGTGACATTAATAGTTTTTCCAACCAGCCCCAAAGCCCCATTGGCTGCGCCGCCGCCTGCGCGTCCGGTTGCACCAATCAGCTTGCCCGCTTCGCCGCCTACCGCACCTGCGGCTTTTCCTAAAGTCTTCAGACCTTCGGCGATTTCACCTGCGCCCGATTTTTTATCTTTAGCCATGGTCATGCTCCATTATTTTATACGCGTGTCATATCTGCACTATTGCCTGCTTTGCGCTGTGCGTCTGTGGTTCGTGCTTGCCAGCTTTCTTGTGCGGGTGCGGCTGCTTGTGCAGGCACATTTCCAACATGCGATTGATTCATTTGTCGGGTGAGGTTGGTTACTTCATCCATTGCCTCTTGCGATAAACCACTGGCGCGTTGCTTAGGTTGGGTTGCATTAGCGCGGGTTTGTGCCACGGTGGGTGCAGCCCCTTTTTGCTTCTCTGGCGGAGCGGGCTGCTCTGCGTCTTTTCCGCATTCCAATGCATTATCGGTAATTTGGTC is a window from the Alphaproteobacteria bacterium genome containing:
- the rpsD gene encoding 30S ribosomal protein S4; the encoded protein is MSKRIAAKYKISRRLGENLWGRAKDPVNKRDYGPGQHGQNRRRKVSDYGLQLKAKQRLKGYYGNITEKQFRKTYDEASRRKGDTSENLIGLLESRLDAFVYRMGVVPTVFAARQFVNHGHVMVNGKRVNIASYRLSVGDEVSVRERSKNLTIVLDAVQNPERDVPEYIEFDEKKLSAKYNRVPLLAEVPYAVMMEPNLVIEYYSR
- the grxD gene encoding Grx4 family monothiol glutaredoxin, producing MSDNLVVDQIKRDIGNNDVVLYMKGTKDAPMCGFSAVVVQIIDRLGIKQFKDINVLADPELREGIKAFTEWPTIPQLYVKGEFIGGCDIIREMFESGELEQLLTDKGVERAA